One segment of Ureibacillus thermophilus DNA contains the following:
- the aspA gene encoding aspartate ammonia-lyase, with amino-acid sequence MEKNVRIEKDFLGEKEIPIDAYYGVQTMRATENFPITGYRIHPELIKSLGIVKKAAALANMEVGLLDKTIGEYIVKAADEVIEGKWDDQFIVDPIQGGAGTSINMNANEVIANRALELMGAEKGNYSLISPNSHVNMSQSTNDAFPTATHIAVLSLLNQLIDTTKTMQQVFLNKADEFAGIIKMGRTHLQDAVPILLGQEFEAYARVIARDVERISNTKNNLYEVNMGATAVGTGLNAEPEYIKIVTEHLVKLSGHPLRSAKHLVDATQNTDCYTEVSAALKICMINMSKIANDLRLMASGPRAGLSEIILPARQPGSSIMPGKVNPVMPEVVNQVAFQVIGNDLTISAASEAGQFELNVMEPVLFFNLIQSISIMNNVFKTFTENCLKGIQANEERMKEYVERSIGIITAINPHVGYETAAKLAREAYLTGESIRDLCIKYDVLTEEQLNEILNPYEMTHPGIAGKH; translated from the coding sequence ATGGAAAAAAATGTTCGCATTGAAAAAGATTTTTTAGGTGAAAAAGAAATCCCGATAGATGCTTATTACGGAGTGCAAACAATGCGCGCCACTGAAAACTTCCCAATTACAGGATATCGTATTCATCCTGAATTAATTAAGTCGCTTGGGATTGTAAAAAAAGCAGCCGCACTAGCGAACATGGAAGTAGGTTTATTAGATAAAACAATAGGGGAATATATTGTAAAAGCAGCTGATGAAGTCATCGAAGGTAAATGGGATGACCAGTTTATTGTGGACCCGATTCAAGGGGGAGCTGGTACTTCCATCAACATGAACGCTAATGAAGTCATCGCCAACCGTGCGTTGGAATTAATGGGAGCAGAAAAAGGGAACTATTCCCTTATCAGTCCAAACAGCCACGTGAATATGTCCCAATCTACAAACGATGCTTTCCCAACGGCTACACATATTGCCGTGTTAAGTTTATTAAATCAATTAATTGACACGACCAAAACAATGCAACAAGTATTTTTGAATAAAGCTGATGAGTTTGCTGGAATCATTAAAATGGGCAGAACGCACTTGCAAGATGCTGTTCCGATTTTGCTAGGGCAAGAATTTGAAGCCTATGCACGCGTCATTGCCCGGGATGTTGAACGCATTTCCAATACAAAAAATAATTTATATGAAGTGAATATGGGGGCAACAGCCGTAGGAACAGGTTTAAATGCAGAGCCTGAATATATTAAAATCGTAACTGAACATTTAGTGAAATTGAGCGGCCATCCATTAAGAAGCGCAAAACATTTAGTCGATGCAACGCAAAATACGGATTGCTATACAGAAGTATCTGCTGCATTGAAAATTTGCATGATTAATATGTCCAAAATCGCCAATGACTTGCGCTTAATGGCATCTGGTCCACGGGCAGGATTATCAGAAATTATCCTTCCAGCCCGCCAACCAGGTTCTTCTATCATGCCGGGTAAAGTAAATCCAGTAATGCCAGAAGTGGTGAACCAAGTGGCATTCCAAGTCATCGGTAATGATTTAACAATTTCAGCCGCTTCCGAAGCAGGACAATTTGAGTTGAATGTAATGGAACCGGTATTATTCTTTAATTTAATCCAATCTATTTCCATCATGAACAATGTGTTTAAAACATTCACAGAAAACTGCTTAAAAGGTATTCAAGCTAATGAAGAACGGATGAAAGAATACGTTGAAAGAAGCATCGGCATCATTACAGCCATCAACCCGCATGTTGGATATGAAACAGCAGCAAAATTAGCACGCGAAGCATACCTCACTGGCGAATCCATCCGTGATCTTTGCATTAAATATGATGTATTAACGGAAGAACAATTAAATGAAATTTTAAATCCTTATGAAATGACACACCCTGGCATTGCAGGAAAACATTGA
- a CDS encoding glucosamine 6-phosphate synthetase has product MQNVSKRTILWIVPLLIIFILWYMTKPDEGKEYISYIKSATLENGSVNLENALNGQCDEEEWVYFRTNNRQNVVEFKGACPVNGEKKANVNLQFIVEKDLSDFTVGAMLLDGEQQSPELRDQFLKELLSKTEIAAP; this is encoded by the coding sequence ATGCAGAATGTATCTAAAAGAACGATTTTATGGATTGTTCCACTTCTCATCATATTTATATTGTGGTATATGACTAAACCTGATGAAGGGAAAGAATATATATCTTATATAAAAAGCGCGACTTTGGAAAATGGATCAGTGAATTTGGAAAATGCTTTGAATGGGCAATGTGACGAGGAAGAATGGGTCTATTTTAGAACCAATAATCGCCAGAATGTAGTAGAGTTTAAAGGTGCTTGCCCGGTAAATGGAGAGAAGAAAGCAAATGTGAACTTGCAATTTATTGTGGAGAAGGATTTATCGGATTTTACGGTAGGTGCTATGCTTCTTGATGGAGAGCAGCAATCCCCTGAACTGCGGGATCAGTTTTTAAAGGAACTTTTATCTAAAACGGAAATAGCTGCTCCTTAA